Sequence from the Flavobacterium sp. TR2 genome:
AAACTAGCTCAGAATCTCCCTGAAGACTGTTTTCTTTGTAGCTGCTTAGCGTAATTTTTGCCGCATCTGATAGCGCTACAAGACTGAAGAAATAGGAGGCAGAACTCCAATCGGATTCTACGACCATTTCTTTTGATTCTACTGCTTCCTTAGGAAAAACTTTGATTACGTTTCCTTCAAAACTGGTTTTTATATCAAGATCATTAAGCAAAGCTAAAGTCATTTTGATATATGGAATCGAAGTGATTTCTCCTTCTAAAGTAAGTTCTAAACCATTGTCTAATTTTGAAGCCACCAATAAAAGCGCCGAAATATATTGGCTGCTCACATTTGCCGCTAAAGTTACTTTTGAAGCGGTAACTTTTTTTCCTTTAATTCGAATTGGTGGATATCCTTCCTGTTTTTCGTATGAAATCTCAACTCCCAACTGTGCCAGAGCCTCAACCAAAATCTTAATCGGGCGTTCCTGCATTCTGCTAGAACCGGTCAAAACTACTTCTCTGCCTTCGTTAACCGAAAAATAAGCAGTCAAAAAACGCATTGCTGTTCCTGCGTGATGTATGTCTACAATTTCATCATTTCCCGCTAAAGCTTTCTGCATTACTTCGCTATCGTCTGAGTTAGAAGTGTTGGCTAGAGTAATATTTGGGAATAATGCCTTTAATAGCAATAAACGATTGGTTTCACTTTTAGATCCAGTGATATTTAGTTGCGAATCATCAATAGTAAATATTGAATTCGTGCTTAATTTTAAATTCATTTTTTTAATTGTAAGTTGTGAATTTTGAATTATGAATGATTAGAAACATAATTCAGCCCTGCAATTTACCACTCCCCATTCATAATTCAAAATTCAAAACTCATAATTCAAAACTTATGAGTGATATTTCACAATTATTTCAATTTATCATTGTTTTTGTGACGATCTTTATCTCTAACCGATTTTAGATCCATTTTTTTATCGAAAGCAGCCTGCAAATCAATTCCGGTCTGATTGGCCAGACAAAGCACCACAAAAACAACATCTGCCAATTCTTCTCCTAAGTCTTTGTTTTTATCGCTTTCTTTTTCAGACTGTTCTCCGTAACGGCGCGCAATAATTCTGGCAACTTCACCAACTTCTTCAGTCAGCTGCGCCATATTGGTCAATTCGTTAAAATAGCGAACACCGTGCTCTTTTATCCAAGTATCAACATCCAATTGTGCATTTTTCAAATCCATCTTCTATATCTTTTTAATATTTATTTTTCATTTTGGCTTACGATCATTTTCTGAGAAAACTCTTTTATCGTTCCGTACTCCTCAGCTGCAAAAATACTATTGTTGATTTCTTTTTGGCTGCCAATTTGAATTTTGTTTTTGAATTGTTATTGCGCTCCAGAAAAAGCAATGAAGAGAGAAAAATCTCGACATGATATTAAATACGCTTTAAAACGATTTTCTCTGTTTGTTTTGCAACCATCAGCTTATAATATTCTTTTAGCATATCATATTTCTCAGCAGAAACAATCGCTTCATTTATCTGATGCAAAATAGACAATTGTAAAGTATCTCCATTGGCTACGATATTAAATTTAAAAGCGCCAAGATTCTCTTCCATTGTCATTGCAGCAGGAGCTGGCAATGTTTCAACTGCAAACCCTTCTGGGATTTTAATCGTGATATTATACTTATCTGCAAAAGGATAGCTAAAATCAACTGGATATTCTCGCACTTCTTGTTTAAAAGGGTTTTTATCGTTGGTAAAAAACAGCATCGGGCTTACGTATATTTTATCGCCAATCAGCTCGCAAAGATTATTTCCTGTAAAAGAATACGTTTCTATAATAGGAAGAAGCAGATCTTTTTCATTCGTTTTGGAGTACTCGCTAATTTCTATTTTATTATTTTGGTTTTCCAGTTTTTCTAAATATTCTTCTTCTTTTAAGCTTTCGATATTGCTTCGTGTGATCATTGCATTATAATCAACGCACTGTCTTCTTGTTTTACCCGTAATTTTTCCAGTGCTGTCAATACTGTAATTCATAAAAACATTATCGGCTGAAGTTTTTTCTGGCATTAAATTAATTTCTTGCGATGACCCGTCTTTTCTGATCAATCTTCCTGACCAGTTTAAAACTCTTAGCGGTAAAATATTTGGAACCGAATATTTGTCAGTTGCATCTAATAAAATATTTCCGTTTGGCGTTTCAACTGCAGCAATTACATAATTAAATGCCGTTCTGTTTGGAAAAAGAGCAATTCCGTTTGAACGCGTACTTACTAAAACTGGATTTGCTGTCAATCCTGAATAACGCAGCATTGCAGTAAGCATTAGATTAATATCTGCAATGTTGCCTGTTTTTTCTTTATACGCTTTTTTTACGCCGTTGTCGCAGGAATAACCTGTGTAACTGTTCCATTTCATGTTTGTTTTTACATGATTAAAAATAGCCCAAATTTTTTCCTCAGGTGTTTTAGTGTCTGCAAGCAGCTTTTTCAAATCTTCTTCAAAATAGCCAGTTTTATTTAATTCAGGGCCAAAATCGTCGTATTCATAAATTGTTCTTACAACAGAATTCCAATCTGAAGAATATTCTTTCATTGGAGAATTTGGAAACTTTGTTAATGATAGCTCATGAGAAACCGCTGACATATAGTTTTCGATATTATTTACATAAGCTTCATCTTTCATTGCCGGTAAATCTACAGCAATAAAAGTGGTTTGATTTTCCATATAATCATGTTTCTCTGTTGAAAAAGAAGTAGGTGCAGAACCTGGCCCAAAGTTTCTTTCTTTAACATTAAAAGTTATCGATTTTGGATTTTTTACTGTGGTAACTTTTGGAAAAACATACCCTTTTTGTCTTGAATTAAAAACATAATATTCAGGAATATAAGTTGAGAATTCAGAATAATTTACAGGAATGCTGGATTGAAAAGCCCATTCTCTGATAATTCTAGGATTCGGACATTTTATAGTATATCGAAACTCTATTACAGACCCTTCTTTTACATTTGGCATTGTCATTTTCTTCTGACCTACAAATTTACTCAAGACTTCATCAAAAACGCCGTCACTTTTCAGCTTTGTTTTCTCAATTTTACCATTCACTAAATTATAAGTAACGGCATCCTCAAAAAATACTTTTTCTTTTAAATTACTGTTATTTTGATACCATACTGCTTGGTTGGCCCAATCGTATCCTTCTTTTTTATAGATTTTAATTCTAGTTTCCACATTAGTGAATGTGACAAAACCATCATTAGGATCATATTCAACTCTTGCTGTCCCTCTTTTATACAAAATAGCTGCCACGGCCGTCGAATCTTTTGGATGCGACTTTTGTTCTAATTCTGCAATAGACACTTTTCCTAATTTGAACTCCTGTGAAACTGCTTTGGGAGTGATTAATAAAATCACAAACAGTAGTGATAGTTT
This genomic interval carries:
- the aroA gene encoding 3-phosphoshikimate 1-carboxyvinyltransferase codes for the protein MNLKLSTNSIFTIDDSQLNITGSKSETNRLLLLKALFPNITLANTSNSDDSEVMQKALAGNDEIVDIHHAGTAMRFLTAYFSVNEGREVVLTGSSRMQERPIKILVEALAQLGVEISYEKQEGYPPIRIKGKKVTASKVTLAANVSSQYISALLLVASKLDNGLELTLEGEITSIPYIKMTLALLNDLDIKTSFEGNVIKVFPKEAVESKEMVVESDWSSASYFFSLVALSDAAKITLSSYKENSLQGDSELVSLYEKMGVKTTFQNNKMTLEKVSGFNYQDVNFELNNTPDIAQTIVVTCLGLGIGCHLTGLHTLKIKETDRLEALKTELTKLGANISVTNDSLTLVKSDDIKHDIHVATYNDHRMAMAFAPLAIKVPIIIDDAEVVSKSYPDFWNDLKALNFQISEL
- a CDS encoding DUF3857 domain-containing protein encodes the protein MKIIKLSLLFVILLITPKAVSQEFKLGKVSIAELEQKSHPKDSTAVAAILYKRGTARVEYDPNDGFVTFTNVETRIKIYKKEGYDWANQAVWYQNNSNLKEKVFFEDAVTYNLVNGKIEKTKLKSDGVFDEVLSKFVGQKKMTMPNVKEGSVIEFRYTIKCPNPRIIREWAFQSSIPVNYSEFSTYIPEYYVFNSRQKGYVFPKVTTVKNPKSITFNVKERNFGPGSAPTSFSTEKHDYMENQTTFIAVDLPAMKDEAYVNNIENYMSAVSHELSLTKFPNSPMKEYSSDWNSVVRTIYEYDDFGPELNKTGYFEEDLKKLLADTKTPEEKIWAIFNHVKTNMKWNSYTGYSCDNGVKKAYKEKTGNIADINLMLTAMLRYSGLTANPVLVSTRSNGIALFPNRTAFNYVIAAVETPNGNILLDATDKYSVPNILPLRVLNWSGRLIRKDGSSQEINLMPEKTSADNVFMNYSIDSTGKITGKTRRQCVDYNAMITRSNIESLKEEEYLEKLENQNNKIEISEYSKTNEKDLLLPIIETYSFTGNNLCELIGDKIYVSPMLFFTNDKNPFKQEVREYPVDFSYPFADKYNITIKIPEGFAVETLPAPAAMTMEENLGAFKFNIVANGDTLQLSILHQINEAIVSAEKYDMLKEYYKLMVAKQTEKIVLKRI
- a CDS encoding nucleotide pyrophosphohydrolase, with translation MDLKNAQLDVDTWIKEHGVRYFNELTNMAQLTEEVGEVARIIARRYGEQSEKESDKNKDLGEELADVVFVVLCLANQTGIDLQAAFDKKMDLKSVRDKDRHKNNDKLK